The Catenulispora sp. GP43 genome has a window encoding:
- a CDS encoding acyl-CoA dehydrogenase family protein, whose product MPETNAPSRQELLGRATDLVPLLAKNAPWIEENRRLPEDVVGALTDSGLLRMRVPKHFGGYESPMRTVADVVSELSRGDGSTGWTAAVWAISAWMAGMFPDEVQEEVFADPEVRISGILSPSAVGVPVDGGIVLNGKWAFNTGSRQSAWNTNAAVRAHPDGSYEPIMVLIPLADLTVVDDWHTAGMRGSGSVSTVAQDLFVPEARILSMPPILAGVHQPGRNAASPVYQAPFMPTACTTVASVALGLARAAREAFFERLPGRKITYTAYENQAEAPITHLTTADAVTRIDEAEFHVMRAAGMLDDKAAAGQTWTLEERAKARLDLGAATQRSKEAVDLLNSESGGSSVYSTVPIQRIQRDVQTLSLHAIMHPATNLELYGRVLCGLEPNTHYI is encoded by the coding sequence ATGCCCGAAACGAACGCCCCGTCGCGGCAGGAGCTGCTCGGCCGCGCCACCGACCTGGTACCGCTGCTGGCCAAGAACGCGCCGTGGATCGAGGAGAACCGCCGGCTGCCCGAGGACGTGGTGGGCGCGCTCACCGACTCCGGGCTGCTGAGGATGCGGGTGCCCAAGCACTTCGGCGGCTACGAGTCGCCGATGCGCACCGTCGCCGACGTCGTCTCCGAGCTGTCCCGCGGCGACGGCTCCACCGGCTGGACCGCCGCGGTGTGGGCGATCAGCGCCTGGATGGCCGGGATGTTCCCCGACGAGGTCCAGGAGGAGGTGTTCGCCGACCCCGAGGTGCGCATCAGCGGCATCCTGAGCCCCAGCGCGGTCGGCGTCCCGGTGGACGGCGGCATCGTGCTCAACGGCAAGTGGGCCTTCAACACCGGCAGCCGCCAGAGCGCGTGGAACACCAACGCGGCCGTCCGGGCGCACCCGGACGGCTCGTACGAGCCCATCATGGTCCTGATCCCGCTGGCGGACCTGACGGTCGTCGACGACTGGCACACCGCCGGCATGCGCGGCTCGGGCAGCGTGAGCACGGTGGCCCAGGACCTGTTCGTGCCCGAGGCGCGGATCCTGTCGATGCCCCCGATCCTGGCCGGCGTGCACCAACCGGGCCGCAACGCCGCCAGCCCGGTGTACCAGGCCCCGTTCATGCCCACCGCGTGCACCACGGTCGCCTCCGTCGCCCTGGGCCTGGCCCGCGCCGCCCGCGAGGCGTTCTTCGAACGCCTGCCCGGCCGCAAGATCACCTACACCGCCTACGAGAACCAGGCCGAGGCCCCCATCACCCACCTGACCACCGCCGACGCCGTGACCCGCATCGACGAGGCGGAGTTCCACGTCATGCGCGCCGCCGGCATGCTCGACGACAAGGCGGCCGCCGGCCAGACCTGGACGCTGGAAGAGCGCGCGAAGGCCCGCCTGGACCTGGGCGCGGCGACGCAGCGCTCGAAGGAGGCGGTGGACCTGCTGAACTCCGAGAGCGGCGGGTCGTCGGTGTACTCCACGGTGCCGATCCAGCGGATCCAGCGCGATGTGCAGACGCTGTCGCTGCACGCGATCATGCACCCGGCGACGAACCTGGAGTTGTACGGGCGGGTGTTGTGCGGGCTGGAGCCGAATACGCACTACATCTGA